In one window of Helianthus annuus cultivar XRQ/B chromosome 17, HanXRQr2.0-SUNRISE, whole genome shotgun sequence DNA:
- the LOC110925485 gene encoding transcription factor MYB13 gives MMKTSSFDNNGVKKGAWSEDEDNKLRAYIQRYGHWNWRLLPKFAGLSRSGKSCRLRWVNYLRPDIKHGNFTKEEEDLILKLHKKLGNKWSEMAAYLPGRSDNEIKNRWHTHLKKRAKKDREVIESEPVRTVQPDQATTKENLVRNSDLEFQQDIEVLLAESPLSSSSTNLSSYWFSGFDSSGSTSSDDILKLANYTPAETFWTEPFLPDNIDIIESSSDKLLVPSDLVYPVSGQEMIMSDEFLWSSMDSYIEYNDKFID, from the exons ATGATGAAGACATCAAGTTTTGACAATAATGGAGTGAAGAAAGGTGCATGGAGTGAAGATGAAGACAACAAACTAAGAGCCTATATCCAAAGATATGGCCACTGGAACTGGCGTTTACTTCCTAAGTTTGCTG GCTTATCTAGAAGTGGGAAGAGTTGCCGGCTGCGATGGGTGAATTATCTTCGCCCAGACATAAAACATGgaaattttacaaaagaagaagaagatctcATCCTTAAGTTACACAAGAAGCTTGGTAACAA ATGGTCAGAAATGGCTGCATATTTACCAGGGAGAAGTGATAATGAAATAAAAAATCGTTGGCACACACATTTGAAGAAACGAGCTAAAAAGGACCGAGAGGTCATAGAAAGTGAACCTGTCCGAACCGTCCAGCCTGATCAAGCTACCACTAAAGAAAACCTTGTCCGAAATTCAGATTTAGAATTTCAACAAGATATTGAAGTTTTATTAGCCGAATCACCACTATCTTCTTCAAGCACCAACTTATCATCATATTGGTTTAGTGGCTTTGATTCATCAGGTTCAACTTCAAGTGATGATATTCTAAAACTAGCTAATTACACACCAGCAGAAACTTTCTGGACCGAGCCTTTtctaccagacaatattgatatAATCGAGTCATCAAGCGATAAGTTATTGGTACCTTCGGATTTAGTCTACCCAGTTTCTGGCCAAGAAATGATTATGTCCGATGAGTTTTTATGGTCATCCATGGATTCATATATTGAATATAATGACAAGTTTATAGACTGA